The genomic region TAGTGGTGGCCCGGGGCAGACCAAATCGCCGGGAGCGATTTGGCGAAGCGAAGCTTCCCGTAGGGCGCATCACAGGGATGTGGTGCGCAATTGAACGGAGTTCAATGCTGCCCAACCTCAGAAAGAAAAAAGCCCGCAGAGTTTGCACGCTGCAGGCTTTCGAAATTAGTGGTGGCCCGGGGCAGAATTGAACTGCCGACACAAGGATTTTCAGTCCTCTGCTCTACCAACTGAGCTACCAGGCCACGCGAAGGCGCGTATTAAACCGATCGGCCGGCGATAAGTCAAGAAACAGTTGCCACTCGGGCGATCTTGGTTATTTATTGCCCAGACGGCGGTGGCACATAGCCTTCAACTTTGTCGTAGTCACCACCGAACAGGAATTTTTCCATTTCACCGGCCAGGTACTTGCGTGCCTCCGGATCGAGCATGGTCAGCCGTTTTTCGTTGATCAGCATGGTCTGGTGGGCTTTCCACTGCTCCCAGGCTTCGGCGGAAATGGTCTCGTAGATGCGCTTGCCGAGTTCGCCAGGGTAGGGCGGGAACGGCAGGCCCTCGGCTTCTTTCTTCAGTTTCACGCATTGAACGGTACGGGCCATCAGGATTTCTCCGGGAATTGTTGCTGTATCAGTTTCAGGATCGGCGCCGGCAGCCCGGTTTCGTGCAGCGCATTGAGCGGCTGCCAGCGGTAAGGGGCGTCCATGATACGGGATGCGCGAGCGGCTATCACCCCGTAGAACGCGTGGATATCGAGCTGGAAATGGCTGAAGGTGTGGCGCAGCGGCGGAATCGCCTCATGCAGTTGCACTGATAATCCGAGTTCGGCAGCTTGCTCAATCGGCGACAGCGCCGGGTCGATTTCCGGTAGTGTCCACAGCCCGCCCCAGATGCCGGTTGGCGGCCGTTGTTTTAGCAACAGGCGCTTGCCATCGACCAGCATCAGCACCCGGCTCTGTTTCAGCGGCACGGCTTTTTTCGGCTTTTTGCCGGGGTAGCGCTCGAATGCCTGCGTACGTTCGGCAACGCAATGGCCGCTGAATGGGCATTGCTTGCAGACAGGCGTGCCGCGCCGGCAGACCGTAGCGCCGATATCCATCATCGCCTGATTCCAGTCGGCGTGACGCTTGGCCGGCGTCAGTTGTTCGGACAGCGCCCACAGCCGTTTTTCCGCTTCGCGCGGCTGTTTGAACAGTTCGATGCCAGCAACCCGGCACAGCACCCGTTTGACGTTGCCATCGAGTATCGGCGCCCAGTAGCCGGCGCCAAGGCTCAAAATCGCGCCGGCGGTCGAACGGCCAATGCCAGGCAGCTCGGCGATGGCTTCGACAGATAGCGGAAATTCACCGCCGTTTTCGGCTTGCAATAGCTTCGCGCAGGCGTGCAGGTTACGAGCTCGACTGTAATAGCCGAGGCCGGCCCAATGCGCCAGCACGTCATCGAGGGGCGCCTCGGCCAGCGCATCCAGCGTCGGAAAGCGCTGCATAAAGCGCTGGTAATAGTCGATGACCGTCGTGACTTGCGTTTGCTGCAGCATGATTTCCGAAATCCAGACCCGGTATGCGGTCTTGTGCTGCTGCCAAGGCAGGTGCTTGCGGCCGGCCCGGTCAAACCAGGCCAGCACGGCGCGTTGAATGGCTTGGGTGTTTTGCGAAGGCATGGCGTCTATTATTGAGGCGAGTGCTACTGGCGACAAACGGCGCACAGCATAAGCGCAGTGCACAGCAAACGCGAACAATCGATAAAAGGATGAACGAGATGGCAAACCCCGATGACGCCCTGAAAACGATGATCAGCAATCTGGAAAAGAACACCGGCAAGTCACTGGCCACATGGACCATGTTGTGCACGATGGCCGGCATCGACAAGCACGGCGCGCTGGTCAAATGGCTGAAAACCGAGCATGGCATGACTCACGGTTACGCCAATTTGGTCGCGGCCGAAGCGCTGCGCCAGACGGTATCGGCGCCATCGGAAGGCGGTGAGTTGCTCGAAGCGCAATACGCCGGCGATAAAGCCGTGTTGAAGCCCATTTACGATGCCATCGTCGATTACGTGCTAAGCCTGGGTAAGGATGTCGAACTCGCGCCGAAGAAAAGCTACACGGCGCTACGGCGCAGCAAACAGTTCGCACTGATTCAACCATCAACCAAAACCCGCGTTGACCTCGGCTTGAACTTGAAAGGTGTACCGGCCGCTGGGCGCTTGGAGGCCTCGGGTTCGTTTTCCGCGATGTGCAGCCATCGCATTCGGCTGGAAAGCGTCAAGGATGTTGATGCCGAAGTGCGTGCCTGGCTGAAGCAGGCGTATCAAGCGGCTTGAGCTCAGTCGCTTGCGTCGCCGCAGTGCAGTACGCATACTGACCCGACGGCGAAAAAGCCGCATAACAACGATAAACATGAGCTGGGGAAGCAAAGCGCCACGATGTTGATTCCGGGATACCGCATAGTCAGGCTGCTCGGCGAGGGCGGCATGGCCAAAGTCTATCTGGCCATTCAGGAAAGCTTCGAGCGCGAGGTGGCGCTGAAAATCATGGCGCCGCATTTGCTCAATGCCGACAGCCAATACGGCGAACGCTTTCTGCGCGAAGCGCGCATCGTCGCCAAGCTGACCCACCCGCATATCGTCAGCGTTTACGATGTCGGCGTGCACGATGGTCTGCACTATCTGTCGATGGAATATGTGCCGGGGCAAGAT from Permianibacter aggregans harbors:
- a CDS encoding oxidative damage protection protein, translated to MARTVQCVKLKKEAEGLPFPPYPGELGKRIYETISAEAWEQWKAHQTMLINEKRLTMLDPEARKYLAGEMEKFLFGGDYDKVEGYVPPPSGQ
- the mutY gene encoding A/G-specific adenine glycosylase produces the protein MPSQNTQAIQRAVLAWFDRAGRKHLPWQQHKTAYRVWISEIMLQQTQVTTVIDYYQRFMQRFPTLDALAEAPLDDVLAHWAGLGYYSRARNLHACAKLLQAENGGEFPLSVEAIAELPGIGRSTAGAILSLGAGYWAPILDGNVKRVLCRVAGIELFKQPREAEKRLWALSEQLTPAKRHADWNQAMMDIGATVCRRGTPVCKQCPFSGHCVAERTQAFERYPGKKPKKAVPLKQSRVLMLVDGKRLLLKQRPPTGIWGGLWTLPEIDPALSPIEQAAELGLSVQLHEAIPPLRHTFSHFQLDIHAFYGVIAARASRIMDAPYRWQPLNALHETGLPAPILKLIQQQFPEKS
- a CDS encoding DUF5655 domain-containing protein, which produces MANPDDALKTMISNLEKNTGKSLATWTMLCTMAGIDKHGALVKWLKTEHGMTHGYANLVAAEALRQTVSAPSEGGELLEAQYAGDKAVLKPIYDAIVDYVLSLGKDVELAPKKSYTALRRSKQFALIQPSTKTRVDLGLNLKGVPAAGRLEASGSFSAMCSHRIRLESVKDVDAEVRAWLKQAYQAA